Proteins encoded together in one Acidimicrobiia bacterium window:
- a CDS encoding ROK family protein → MATKLGIDIGGTGIKGAPVDTTTGELLAERHRVLTPQPATPEAVAAVVAEIAQHFDWTGPLGATFPAVVKDGVVSTAANVDRSWIGTDAAGLLSRACGDVPVTVMNDADAAGIAEMRFGAGRGRTDTVVMITLGTGIGSALFVNGELLPNTELGHLMIRGKEAERRASETVREREQLSWKQWAKRLNEYLAHLEALHWPDLIVIGGGVSKKHEKFLPLLQTRAELVPARLLNEAGIVGAAVSAANG, encoded by the coding sequence ATGGCGACCAAGCTGGGCATCGACATCGGTGGCACGGGGATCAAGGGCGCGCCGGTCGACACGACGACGGGCGAGCTGCTTGCGGAGCGGCATCGGGTCCTCACACCCCAGCCCGCGACGCCAGAAGCGGTCGCGGCCGTTGTCGCGGAGATCGCGCAGCATTTCGACTGGACGGGTCCGCTCGGCGCCACGTTCCCGGCGGTGGTCAAGGACGGGGTGGTGAGCACCGCGGCAAACGTCGACCGGTCGTGGATCGGTACCGATGCGGCGGGCTTGCTGTCACGCGCGTGCGGCGATGTGCCGGTCACCGTCATGAACGATGCCGACGCGGCCGGGATCGCCGAGATGCGGTTCGGTGCTGGGCGCGGCCGCACCGACACCGTCGTGATGATCACGCTCGGCACCGGGATCGGGAGCGCGCTGTTCGTGAACGGTGAGCTGCTCCCCAATACCGAACTCGGTCACCTCATGATCCGCGGCAAGGAAGCCGAGCGGCGCGCGTCCGAGACGGTGCGCGAGCGCGAGCAGCTTTCGTGGAAGCAATGGGCGAAGCGCCTCAACGAATACCTCGCGCATCTCGAGGCGTTGCACTGGCCCGATCTCATCGTCATCGGAGGCGGCGTGAGCAAGAAGCACGAGAAGTTCCTGCCGCTCCTGCAGACCCGCGCCGAACTCGTCCCCGCGCGCCTCCTCAACGAAGCCGGCATCGTCGGCGCCGCCGTCTCCGCTGCGAACGGCTGA